One window of Magallana gigas chromosome 2, xbMagGiga1.1, whole genome shotgun sequence genomic DNA carries:
- the LOC105344827 gene encoding uncharacterized protein isoform X4: MADDSNDFRQYLLSNGLNETTVQTLLDEEIEDLQTLRILSEDDIEKLNLKTGQKAKIRSLGRKQQNVAESKRFDSRKPTRGKGLPSLRKDDEEPRFVRCSPEVNGLDTTPSIKTVKRAAVTKNFTGILHVSPSSSSESEGEEEGHVHMKRDTFRGGSVKLAGKGERDVDLTYNLLQTEDKGKVVMKLSTKQDIDVHCVKARILILVDISGSMGIKYDRRRKHSKLSRMKKFAIELVDSLDDGDFASVVTFGEKTNVLVPLQEINSKTRSELKTKLETLDKTYLSTKTNLSAGISRAIDIFSENATGPEDLLTYRNSIIVFSDGEINEGTKEPNKLIHEVREKIRRNAFDLDDSQNQWVSISTIATGNDVSEAMYLLSKCCSSDAFYHLDVQKSEENDPDLFLPVMLRKTAVAWNVSVVVEAVNGAVILNNETSQDNKVRLRGSRRGKEKMEKAFFYYDIPAASTKHIGVALDLSNVDSDANTVVLKVKVEYTKAVGMRMKYFVEIARGEFSDQTGRKSEAIKANLMHDARLISQNVLHIAAEHVKTGNIEASANQIKQGQSELQALMDKYGAMAAAEPESEAPRGRHCIAAADTLMRSVRDMLQDVTVERETEKKETYADSIMNTMQSLLTELEGSKSTQDLHEPDGKNWARIKAVSSAISREAPTISSDVNTDVYAPLPNIRRISGNLQHQMVNLQKKREARKSAIPSIFE, translated from the exons ATGGCTG ACGACAGCAATGACTTCCGCCAATATCTTCTCTCCAACGGATTGAACGAAACTACCGTTCAGACTCTACTGGACGAGGAAATCGAGGATCTACAGACCCTAAGAATACTTAGCGAAGACGACATCGAGAAATTGAATCTTAAAACAGGACAAAAGGCGAAAATACGGAGTCTTGGAAGAAAGCAACAAAATGTTGCAGAGAGTAAGCGTTTTGACAGCCGAAAACCGACGAGAGGCAAGGGGCTGCCATCGCTTCGAAAGGATGACGAGGAACCTCGTTTTGTGAGATGTTCACCGGAAGTAAATGGTCTTGACACAACACCCTCCATAAAAACTGTCAAGCGAGCGGCAGTCACTAAGAATTTTACCGGTATCTTACATGTATCCCCGTCTTCTTCTTCCG AATCAGAGGGGGAGGAGGAGGGGCATGTTCACATGAAGAGGGACACGTTCCGCGGGGGAAGCGTGAAACTGGCCGGTAAGGGGGAGAGGGACGTTGACCTCACCTACAACCTTCTACAGACGGAGGATAAG GGAAAAGTGGTAATGAAACTGTCCACCAAACAAGACATTGATGTACATTGTGTCAAAGCGAGGATCCTGATTTTGGTGGACATAAGCGGCAGCATGGGGATTAAATACGACAGGAGACGCAAACACAGCAAACTGTCACGAATGAAGAAGTTCGCCATAGAGTTGGTGGATTCGCTGGACGATGGAGACTTTGCGTCGGTTGTCACTTTTGGCGAGAAAACAAACGTTCTGGTGCCGCTCCAAGAAATCAATTCTAAAACAAGG AGTGAATTGAAGACGAAATTGGAGACTTTGGACAAAACttacctttcaactaaaaccAATCTGAGCGCTGGAATCTCACGGGCCATCGACATATTCAGCGAAAACGCCACAGG ACCTGAAGATCTTCTAACGTACAGGAATTCTATCATTGTTTTTTCTGACGGTGAAATAAACGAAGGCACAAAGGAGCCGAACAAACTCATCCATGAAGTCAGAGAAAAAATCCGACGGAACGCATTCGATTTGGACGACTCGCAAAACCAATGGGTTAGCATCTCCACAATTGCTACAGGAAATGACGTATCGGAAGCAATGTACCTACTGTCAAAATGTTGCAGCAGCGATGCGTTTTATCATCTGGATGTGCAGAAGTCCGAGGAAAACGACCCCGATCTTTTTCTCCCTGTCATGTTGCGAAAAACGGCAGTTGCTTGGAATGTGTCCGTTGTCGTGGAAGCTGTTAATGGCGctgttattttaaacaatgaaacTTCACAAGACAACAAGGTTCGCTTACGCGGAAGTAGGAGAGGGAAGGAGAAAATGGAGAAGGCCTTCTTTTATTACGACATCCCAGCTGCGTCCACGAAGCATATTGGGGTAGCATTAGATCTGAGCAATGTTGACAGTGATGCAAACACAGTTGTTTTGAAAGTTAAAGTCGAATATACAAAAGCAGTGGGCATGAGAATGAAATATTTCGTAGAAATTGCAAGAGGCGAGTTTTCAGACCAAACCGGCCGAAAATCTGAAGCCATCAAAGCAAACCTGATGCACGATGCAAGACTTATTTCACAGAATGTTCTTCACATAGCAGCTGAGCATGTAAAAACAGGAAACATCGAAGCATCAGCGAATCAGATCAAACAAGGACAAAGCGAGCTACAAGCCTTAATGGACAAATACGGGGCCATGGCAGCCGCGGAGCCAGAGTCTGAGGCCCCTAGAGGCCGCCACTGTATCGCCGCCGCGGATACTCTGATGAGGAGCGTTCGTGATATGTTGCAGGACGTGACGGTAGAAAGGGAGACCGAGAAAAAGGAGACCTACGCCGATAGCATCATGAACACCATGCAGTCTTTGCTGACAGAACTCGAAGGAAGCAAATCAACACAAGACTTACATGAACCAGACGGCAAAAACTGGGCGAGGATTAAAGCTGTCTCATCCGCCATTTCTCGCGAGGCACCAACCATTTCCAGTGACGTGAACACAGATGTTTACGCTCCACTTCCGAACATTCGTCGGATTTCCGGCAATCTGCAACACCAAATGGTTAACCTTCAGAAGAAGCGAGAAGCGCGTAAATCTGCCATTCCAAGTATTTTCGAATGA